The Paramormyrops kingsleyae isolate MSU_618 chromosome 11, PKINGS_0.4, whole genome shotgun sequence genome includes a window with the following:
- the spg7 gene encoding mitochondrial inner membrane m-AAA protease component paraplegin — MKSRSFWVFSSAKKGSLSGNFNILKSHTRLPPLSKDVLCINRDVSTSSLLQRSFVKQQSHGFNAGLLQQILYRPLSPGLLGISNNLIKQQLTKNPVGLWNILGAINYFSTSQYRRDKKKSDGAQGKPTEEDEEDKKRREREDQMYRERLRMLFIIALIMSVLNTINSSGGNISWNDFVNEMLAKGEVSRVQVVPESDIVEIYLHPGAVIFGRPRLALMYRMQVANIDKFEEKLRTAEDDLNIDAKDRIPVSYKRTGFFGNALYALGMAAIGVAILWYIFRLAGLAGREGGFGAFNQLKMARFTIVDGKSGKGVSFKDVAGMHEAKMEVKEFVDYLKNPDRYLQLGAKVPKGSLLLGPPGCGKTLLAKAVATEAQVPFLAMAGSEFVEVIGGLGAARVRSLFKEARARAPCIVYIDEIDAVGKKRSTNMSGFSNTEEEQTLNQLLVEMDGMGTTDHVIVLASTNRADILDNALMRPGRLDRHIFIDLPTLQERKEIFEQHLKILKLTQPADFYSLRLAELTPGFSGADIANICNEAALHAAREGYKSIDTFSFEYAVERVIAGSVKKSKILSKEEQKVVAVHESGHALVGWLLEHTEAVMKVSIAPRTNAALGFAQILPRDQYLFTKEQLFERMCMALGGRAAEAITFNKVTTGAQDDLRKVTRVAYSMVKQYGMVPSVGQVSFPETEEEGAIGRRPFSQGLQHQMDHEAKMLISRAYRQTEKLLLDNRDKLIVLASALLEREVVNYDDIEALLGPPPHGPKKMIAPQSWIEAEKDKQDTGEDEPRRPRRPPRKEEDEDLSLGPA; from the exons ATGAAGAGCAGGTCCTTTTGGGTATTTTCCTCCGCGAAGAAAGGCTCGCTTTCGGGAAACTTTAATATCCTAAAGAGCCACACCAGACTGCCCCCTTTATCGAAGGATGTTCTGTGCATAAACCGCGACGTCTCCACCAGCTCCCTTCTCCAGAGGTCATTTGTGAAACAACAGAGCCATGGCTTCAACGCCGGACTTTTGCAG CAAATACTGTACAGACCGCTGAGTCCTGGATTACTTGGAATTAGCAATAACCTCATTAAACAACAGCTAACCAAAAACCCAGTTGGATTATGGAACATTTTAG GTGCCATAAATTATTTTAGTACTTCCCAGTATAGAAGAGACAAAAAGAAAAGCGATGGGGCGCAAGGAAAACCTACTGAAGAAGATGAAG AGGATAAGAAACGTCGTGAGCGGGAGGACCAGATGTATCGAGAACGCCTTCGTATGCTCTTCATCATCGCCCTCATCATGAGTGTGCTGAACACCATCAATAGCAGCGGTGGCAACATCTCCTGGAACGACTTTGTCAATGAGATGCTGGCCAAGGGGGAGGTGTCTCGTGTGCAGGTGGTCCCAGAGAGCGACATTGTGGAAATCTACCTGCATCCTGGAGCAGTCATCTTCGGCAGACCG AGGCTGGCGCTGATGTACCGCATGCAAGTGGCCAACATCGACAAGTTTGAGGAGAAGCTACGGACTGCAGAGGATGACCTGAACATTGATGCCAAAGACAGGATTCCCGTCTCATATAAGCGGACTGGGTTTTTTGGGAA CGCTCTCTATGCTCTGGGCATGGCGGCCATTGGTGTGGCCATCTTGTGGTACATCTTTCGGTTGGCGGGCCTGGCCGGCAGGGAGGGTGGATTCGGTGCATTT AACCAACTGAAAATGGCCAGATTTACGATCGTGGATGGCAAGTCTGGGAAAGGAGTAAGTTTCAAAGACGTGGCTGGCATGCATGAAGCAAAGATGGAGGTGAAGGAGTTTGTAGATTACCTGAAG AACCCAGACAGATACCTCCAGCTGGGGGCAAAAGTCCCCAAGGGTTCGCTTCTGCTGGGGCCCCCAGGCTGTGGCAAGACTCTGCTGGCTAAGGCTGTTGCCACGGAAGCTCAAGTGCCCTTCCTAGCCATGGCAGGGTCAGAGTTCGTGGAGGTCATCGGAG GACTGGGCGCTGCCAGGGTTCGCAGTCTGTTCAAGGAGGCCCGTGCCCGTGCCCCGTGCATCGTGTACATCGACGAGATCGACGCGGTGGGGAAAAAACGCTCCACAAACATGTCGGGCTTCTCCAACACGGAGGAGGAGCAGACCCTTAATCAGCTGTTGGTTGAGATGGACG GAATGGGAACCACAGACCATGTGATTGTGCTGGCCTCCACCAACCGGGCAGACATCTTGGACAACGCACTGATGAGACCAGGGAGGCTGGACAGGCATATATTCATCGACCTTCCCACTCTGCAG GAGAGGAAGGAGATCTTCGAGCAGCACCTGAAGATCCTGAAGCTGACCCAGCCAGCTGATTTTTACTCTCTGCGCCTGGCAGAACTTACCCCTGGGTTTAGCG GGGCCGACATCGCCAACATCTGCAATGAGGCTGCGCTGCACGCTGCCCGGGAGGGCTACAAGTCCATCGATACCTTCAGCTTCGAATACGCCGTGGAGAGGGTCATTGCGG GGAGTGTGAAGAAAAGCAAAATCCTGTCAAAGGAGGAGCAGAAGGTGGTGGCCGTCCATGAGTCTGGCCACGCCCTGGTGGGCTGGCTGCTGGAGCACACAGAAGCTGTCATGAAG GTGTCTATTGCACCTCGCACAAACGCAGCCCTGGGATTCGCCCAAATCCTGCCCCGCGACCAGTACCTCTTCACCAAGGAACAGCTCTTTGAGAGAATGTGCATGGCACTGGGCGGCCGGGCGGCGGAAGCCATCACATTCAACAAGGTCACCACAG gagcccaggaCGACCTCCGCAAGGTGACTCGCGTGGCCTACTCCATGGTGAAGCAGTATGGCATGGTGCCCAGCGTGGGCCAGGTGTCCTTCCCTGAAACGGAGGAAGAGGGCGCCATTGGCCGCCGGCCTTTCAGTCAGGGCCTCCAGCATCAGATGGACCAT GAGGCGAAGATGTTGATTTCACGGGCATATAGGCAGACGGAGAAGCTACTCCTAGATAACAGGGATAAGCTGATAGTG CTGGCCAGTGCCCTGCTGGAGCGCGAGGTGGTGAACTACGACGACATAGAGGCCCTGCTGGGGCCCCCACCCCACGGGCCCAAGAAGATGATCGCCCCCCAGAGCTGGATCGAGGCAGAGAAGGACAAGCAGGACACGGGGGAGGATGAGCCGCGCAGGCCCAGACGCCCCCCCCGCAAGGAGGAAGACGAGGATCTTAGCCTGGGACCTGCATGA